One Lottiidibacillus patelloidae genomic region harbors:
- a CDS encoding carbohydrate ABC transporter permease, with protein sequence MKKKNRFSKPIIYILLILLAIISFIPFYMMIVNATRDNKDILMGFTFVPGSSLIDNYKTMMEYVNIWNGFKNSLIVSISVTVLSGYFSALTAFGFAVYNFKGKNILFLFMLLMMMVPGQLGLIGFYELNKVLGTLDSFIPLIVPSIASPFVVFFLRQYLSSTMHPALLEAARIDGASEFKIFHSIALPIMMPAVATMSIFTFIGSWNNYIVPLVVLFSPEKYTLPVLMGFLKGSQVAQNLGSLYLGIAISVVPIMIAFLFFSKYIISSISAGSVKE encoded by the coding sequence ATGAAGAAAAAAAACAGATTTAGTAAACCAATTATATATATTCTCTTAATTCTTTTAGCGATTATTAGCTTCATTCCATTCTATATGATGATTGTAAATGCTACGAGAGACAATAAAGACATTCTTATGGGCTTCACTTTCGTACCTGGAAGTAGTTTGATTGATAACTACAAAACGATGATGGAATATGTCAACATTTGGAATGGTTTTAAAAATAGTTTGATTGTATCCATATCTGTTACGGTGCTTAGTGGATATTTTTCAGCGCTAACAGCGTTTGGGTTTGCAGTTTATAATTTTAAAGGAAAAAATATTCTGTTCCTGTTTATGTTATTAATGATGATGGTTCCTGGGCAACTAGGTTTAATTGGATTTTACGAATTAAATAAAGTACTAGGCACGCTTGATTCCTTTATTCCTTTAATTGTTCCTTCTATTGCAAGTCCGTTTGTCGTGTTTTTCTTAAGACAATATCTTAGCTCAACAATGCATCCTGCACTATTAGAAGCAGCTAGAATAGATGGAGCAAGTGAATTTAAAATCTTCCATTCTATTGCTCTACCAATCATGATGCCAGCAGTTGCAACAATGTCAATCTTTACTTTTATCGGATCTTGGAATAACTACATCGTTCCTTTAGTTGTATTATTTTCACCTGAAAAGTATACATTGCCAGTATTAATGGGCTTCTTAAAAGGCTCACAAGTTGCACAAAACTTAGGTTCGTTATATCTTGGAATTGCAATATCAGTAGTTCCAATTATGATTGCGTTCTTATTCTTCTCTAAATATATTATAAGTAGTATTTCAGCAGGATCTGTAAAAGAATAG
- a CDS encoding LacI family DNA-binding transcriptional regulator, with protein sequence MVTIYDIAKKTGFSVTTVSKALNDYKDISQKTKKKILDAVDELGYLPNSHARTLTTKKSWTIGVVFVESLGIGMKHPFFNAVIESFRQNVETAGYDLLFVSRSISNKQKSYLEHFMYRGVDGVVIVCSTYNDKQVQELMDNPLPTVVIDLKSDKSSVVFSDNRCGSKMAVEYLYSLGHRKIAHISGHSSTFAGEQRKLGFVEALNELNLPVTQEYIVDGKFFSRENGYSAMEQLLKLSDPPTAIFAAGDNLAIGAIEAIRDAGFEVPQDFSVIGFDDIELSKYVNPPLTTIKQDTSLIGEKAGELLLKQINDKAKNNESLTIPVELIIRKSCRKI encoded by the coding sequence ATGGTTACTATATACGACATTGCAAAGAAAACAGGCTTTTCAGTAACTACAGTGTCTAAAGCATTAAACGATTATAAAGATATTAGTCAGAAGACGAAAAAGAAAATCCTCGATGCTGTTGATGAACTTGGATACCTTCCTAACTCTCATGCTAGAACGCTGACAACAAAGAAGTCTTGGACAATCGGCGTTGTATTCGTAGAATCGTTAGGTATCGGTATGAAGCACCCATTCTTTAATGCAGTTATTGAAAGTTTTAGACAAAATGTAGAAACAGCTGGATATGACTTATTGTTTGTATCTAGAAGTATTAGTAACAAGCAAAAAAGTTACTTGGAACACTTCATGTATAGGGGCGTTGATGGAGTTGTCATTGTCTGCTCTACCTATAATGACAAACAAGTCCAAGAATTAATGGATAATCCACTGCCTACAGTAGTTATTGATTTAAAAAGTGATAAGTCTAGTGTTGTTTTCTCTGACAATAGATGTGGGAGTAAGATGGCGGTCGAATACTTGTATTCGTTAGGTCATCGAAAAATCGCTCATATATCTGGCCATTCATCTACTTTTGCAGGAGAACAAAGAAAACTAGGTTTTGTCGAAGCGCTAAATGAGCTAAATTTGCCCGTTACTCAAGAATATATTGTCGATGGTAAATTTTTCTCGCGTGAAAATGGCTACAGTGCAATGGAACAACTACTAAAGTTATCTGATCCACCTACAGCAATTTTTGCCGCTGGTGATAATCTTGCTATCGGAGCTATTGAAGCAATTCGAGATGCAGGTTTTGAAGTTCCACAGGATTTTTCAGTCATTGGCTTTGATGATATTGAACTTTCAAAGTATGTTAATCCACCTTTGACAACTATTAAACAAGATACAAGTTTGATAGGTGAAAAGGCAGGAGAACTATTGCTGAAACAAATTAATGATAAAGCAAAAAATAATGAAAGTTTGACAATACCAGTTGAATTAATTATTAGAAAATCTTGTAGAAAAATATAA
- a CDS encoding SDR family oxidoreductase codes for MLARKTAIVTGATRGIGKAIAAKLTEEKMNVVLVGSSNEIYKVEEELKGKGCNVTAIQADISNEQQVKEAVETTINTYGSLDLLVNNAGVGFFKLAEETTLEEWQKLFEVNVQGVFLCMKAVLPHMKEKRAGTIITISSDVARRTIANGSAYTASKYAVQGFSGAVSQEVREYGIRVGTINPGMVDTYFNNSQQGVPEKEDWLKVEDVANAVVYMASAPKHMVVDELMLHPLIQEYPNV; via the coding sequence ATGCTAGCAAGAAAAACAGCAATCGTAACAGGAGCAACACGAGGGATTGGAAAAGCAATCGCTGCTAAGCTTACTGAAGAAAAAATGAATGTCGTATTAGTCGGAAGTTCAAATGAAATCTATAAAGTTGAAGAAGAATTAAAAGGTAAAGGTTGTAATGTTACTGCAATCCAAGCTGACATTTCAAATGAGCAGCAAGTAAAAGAAGCAGTTGAAACAACTATCAATACATACGGTTCGCTTGATTTATTAGTTAATAATGCCGGAGTTGGCTTCTTTAAATTAGCTGAAGAAACAACGTTAGAAGAATGGCAGAAACTATTTGAAGTTAATGTCCAAGGTGTTTTCTTATGTATGAAGGCAGTACTTCCTCATATGAAAGAAAAGCGCGCTGGTACTATTATTACGATTTCATCTGATGTGGCACGTCGTACCATTGCTAATGGATCAGCATACACTGCCTCTAAATATGCAGTGCAAGGATTTTCAGGAGCAGTTTCACAGGAAGTCAGAGAATATGGCATTCGTGTAGGGACGATAAATCCTGGAATGGTCGACACTTACTTTAACAATTCGCAACAAGGGGTACCAGAAAAAGAGGATTGGCTAAAAGTAGAAGATGTTGCTAATGCTGTTGTTTATATGGCTAGTGCACCAAAACATATGGTTGTTGATGAACTTATGCTCCACCCGCTTATTCAAGAATATCCAAATGTATAA
- a CDS encoding carbohydrate ABC transporter permease → MKKLDYKGYYFIAPFFLVFAIFSIYPILLTFYYTFTRYEGYGEPVFIGLENYARILTDTYFLEAFINTWKIWGFNFALQLGIALLLAALFSDLRFKVKGLGFFRAIFYLPNLITISSVAILFSIMLDWQYGSINQFLMKLGIINDPINWLNSPFTAQVSVSLILTWMWFGYTFIVLMAGVSGISKEYYEAALIDGANRWQTFIYITLPLLKPIMLYVLITSLIGGLQLFDLPMLLTDGLGSPEGSLNTMVLYLYNQAFKYNNYGYAATIAYALFLITVVFSVIIFKSMYRDVKLSKKRGNM, encoded by the coding sequence ATGAAAAAACTAGATTATAAAGGCTATTATTTTATAGCACCATTCTTTTTGGTGTTTGCAATATTTAGTATTTATCCAATACTTTTAACTTTTTATTATACATTTACTCGTTATGAAGGATATGGAGAACCAGTTTTTATTGGACTTGAAAATTATGCCCGAATTTTAACTGACACTTACTTTTTAGAGGCATTTATTAATACATGGAAAATTTGGGGATTTAACTTTGCCCTGCAACTAGGTATAGCTTTACTTCTAGCAGCTTTATTTTCAGATCTTCGATTTAAAGTTAAAGGGCTTGGCTTTTTCAGAGCAATTTTTTACTTGCCAAACTTAATTACTATTAGTTCAGTAGCAATTTTATTTAGCATTATGTTAGATTGGCAATATGGATCAATAAATCAATTCTTAATGAAGCTTGGAATTATTAATGATCCAATTAATTGGCTAAATTCACCATTTACAGCTCAAGTTTCGGTATCGTTAATTTTAACTTGGATGTGGTTTGGATATACGTTTATTGTATTAATGGCAGGGGTATCGGGTATATCAAAAGAGTACTATGAAGCCGCACTAATAGATGGTGCAAATAGATGGCAAACATTTATTTATATTACATTGCCCCTATTAAAACCAATTATGTTATATGTGTTAATTACATCATTAATCGGTGGACTGCAATTATTTGATTTACCAATGTTGTTAACAGATGGTCTAGGTAGTCCGGAAGGCTCGTTAAATACGATGGTTTTATATCTATATAACCAAGCTTTTAAGTACAATAACTATGGATATGCAGCAACAATTGCATACGCATTATTCTTAATCACTGTAGTTTTCTCAGTGATAATATTTAAATCGATGTATCGCGATGTTAAATTGTCTAAAAAGAGGGGGAATATGTAA
- a CDS encoding SpoVR family protein produces MDEKVSKDLQYAIDEITEIATGFGLDFYPMRYEICPAEIIYTFGAYGMPTRFSHWSFGKQFHKMKIHYDLGLSKIYELVINSNPCYAFLLDTNSLIQNKLIVAHVLAHCDFFKNNVRFSNTKRDMVDSMAATAERIKHYEHVYGKEEVETFLDAILAIQEHIDPSLLRPKLQWSIDEEESEEQTKNQGDSAYADLWALDKDNKEEKPTKRKKKLPPKPEKDILLFIEQYSRDLEEWQRDILTMMRQEMLYFWPQLETKIMNEGWASYWHAKILQEMDLDSSEAIEFAKLNANVVQPSRTQINPYYLGVQIFKDIEERYNNPTEEMIKRGVKPGSGREKMFEVREIESDISFLRNYLTKDLVHREDMYLFQKQGRDYKIVDKDWENVRDQLVSMRVNGGFPYITVNDGDYLKSGELYLKHHYEGIELDLKYLEKVMPYIHQLWGRPVHMETFYEERSVVFTYEGKKVHKKYL; encoded by the coding sequence ATGGATGAAAAAGTAAGTAAGGACCTGCAATACGCCATAGATGAAATAACGGAAATCGCGACAGGTTTTGGATTAGATTTTTATCCGATGCGATATGAAATATGTCCAGCTGAAATTATTTACACATTTGGTGCATACGGTATGCCAACAAGGTTTTCCCATTGGAGTTTTGGAAAACAATTTCATAAAATGAAAATCCATTATGACCTAGGCTTAAGTAAAATATATGAGCTGGTCATTAATTCCAATCCTTGCTATGCATTTTTATTGGATACAAATAGCTTAATACAAAATAAGTTAATAGTAGCTCACGTACTCGCCCATTGTGACTTCTTCAAAAATAATGTCCGGTTTTCTAATACGAAACGAGATATGGTTGATAGCATGGCCGCAACTGCAGAACGGATTAAGCATTATGAGCATGTGTACGGGAAAGAAGAAGTGGAAACATTTTTAGATGCTATTTTAGCTATCCAAGAGCATATTGATCCGTCATTACTCCGTCCTAAATTACAATGGAGTATCGATGAAGAAGAAAGTGAAGAACAAACGAAAAATCAAGGAGATTCAGCTTATGCTGATCTTTGGGCATTGGATAAAGATAATAAAGAAGAAAAGCCTACTAAAAGGAAAAAGAAACTCCCACCTAAACCTGAAAAAGATATTCTATTATTTATTGAACAATATAGTCGAGATTTAGAAGAGTGGCAACGTGATATTTTAACAATGATGCGCCAAGAAATGCTTTACTTTTGGCCACAATTAGAAACGAAAATCATGAACGAAGGCTGGGCTTCGTACTGGCATGCAAAAATATTGCAAGAGATGGATTTAGATTCAAGTGAAGCAATCGAGTTCGCTAAGTTAAATGCCAATGTTGTGCAACCGTCACGGACGCAAATTAATCCTTACTACCTTGGCGTGCAAATTTTTAAGGATATTGAAGAACGCTATAATAACCCAACAGAAGAAATGATAAAACGAGGAGTTAAGCCTGGGAGCGGACGTGAAAAAATGTTTGAAGTGCGAGAAATCGAGTCAGACATTTCCTTTCTGAGAAACTACTTAACGAAAGATCTCGTTCACCGCGAAGATATGTACCTTTTCCAAAAGCAAGGTCGCGACTACAAAATAGTAGATAAAGATTGGGAAAATGTCCGTGATCAACTCGTTAGTATGCGTGTAAATGGAGGATTTCCTTACATTACAGTAAATGATGGTGATTATCTTAAAAGCGGAGAACTTTACTTAAAACATCATTATGAAGGCATTGAATTAGATTTAAAGTATTTGGAAAAAGTTATGCCGTATATTCATCAGCTTTGGGGAAGACCGGTTCATATGGAAACTTTTTATGAAGAACGGTCAGTAGTATTTACGTATGAAGGAAAAAAGGTCCATAAAAAATATTTATAG
- a CDS encoding GH1 family beta-glucosidase yields the protein MKLKFSKDFIFGTATSSYQIEGAINEGGRTPSIWDTFSETPGKVLNGDTGAIACDHYHRYEEDIEIIKSLGVDSYRFSIAWPRIFPKDGEYNAEGMEFYKNLSMKLVEAGIKPFVTLYHWDMPQWAHEKGGWVSRDSVQWFKEFAEKCFEELDEYVGMWITHNEPWCAALLGYHQGVHAPGHTNMEEALKAAHHIMLSHGEAVKLYKEEMKLKKSIGITLNLSPVYGASDSQNDQLAANNLDGYVNRWFLDPILKGNYPMDMMNLYSKYVHSYDFIKEGDLELIAYPSDFLGINFYNRQLVEFHSASDFLFKSAYSDYPKSGMGWDISPKEFKELIYRLREEYTDLPIYITENGAAFDDVLEEDGTVHDKDRVSYVEQHLTAVAELNNEGHNIAGYYLWSLLDNFEWAFGYEKRFGITYVDFDTQKRYLKDSAKRYTEIVKAREI from the coding sequence TTGAAATTAAAATTTTCAAAGGACTTTATATTCGGTACGGCAACATCTTCCTACCAAATAGAAGGTGCTATCAATGAAGGCGGAAGAACTCCTTCTATATGGGATACTTTTTCTGAGACTCCTGGGAAAGTATTAAATGGAGATACTGGAGCAATTGCTTGTGACCACTATCATCGATATGAAGAAGATATCGAGATTATTAAAAGTTTAGGTGTTGATTCATACCGTTTTTCGATTGCTTGGCCAAGGATCTTTCCTAAAGATGGAGAGTATAACGCTGAAGGTATGGAGTTTTATAAAAACCTATCTATGAAACTTGTAGAAGCTGGTATTAAGCCATTTGTAACACTATATCATTGGGATATGCCACAGTGGGCGCATGAAAAAGGTGGATGGGTTAGTAGAGACTCTGTACAGTGGTTTAAAGAATTCGCAGAAAAATGTTTTGAAGAGTTAGATGAATATGTAGGAATGTGGATTACACATAATGAACCATGGTGTGCGGCACTTCTAGGGTACCATCAAGGAGTTCATGCACCTGGGCATACAAATATGGAAGAAGCATTAAAAGCTGCACATCATATTATGTTATCTCATGGTGAAGCAGTAAAATTATATAAAGAAGAGATGAAACTTAAAAAGTCCATAGGTATAACGTTGAACCTATCACCTGTATATGGTGCTAGTGATAGTCAAAATGATCAATTAGCTGCCAATAACTTAGATGGATATGTAAACCGCTGGTTCCTTGATCCAATCCTTAAAGGTAACTATCCAATGGACATGATGAATTTATATTCTAAATATGTTCATTCTTATGACTTCATTAAAGAAGGAGACTTAGAGTTAATTGCCTATCCATCAGACTTCCTTGGAATTAACTTTTATAACCGCCAGTTAGTAGAGTTTCATTCTGCTTCAGACTTTTTATTTAAGTCAGCATATTCCGATTATCCAAAATCAGGTATGGGTTGGGACATTTCTCCAAAGGAGTTTAAAGAACTAATTTATAGACTTCGTGAAGAATATACTGACTTACCTATTTATATTACAGAAAACGGAGCTGCCTTTGATGACGTATTAGAGGAAGATGGAACTGTTCATGATAAAGATAGAGTTAGCTATGTGGAACAACATCTAACTGCTGTTGCTGAGTTAAATAATGAGGGACATAATATCGCTGGATACTATTTATGGTCTTTATTAGATAATTTTGAATGGGCATTTGGCTACGAAAAGCGCTTTGGAATAACGTATGTAGATTTTGACACGCAAAAACGTTACTTAAAAGATAGCGCAAAAAGATATACAGAAATAGTAAAAGCAAGAGAAATATAA
- a CDS encoding ABC transporter substrate-binding protein has protein sequence MKKFLSLFLTLTLLVGVFAGCSSDEGSSDDILRVWSFTDELQEPITIFEERHGVTVEFTIIPTADYPTKLKPVLESGVGAPDVFTGEIAFLKQWTERNYWENLSAAPYNADELAGDFVPYVFDLGKDADGNVKALSWQTTPGGVFYRRSIAKDVLGTDDPAKVGQMMSSWDGLFEVGEKLKQDGYRLFPDEGALRWFAKGEDPQPWVNENNELIMTQSKLDYFDNAKKLRQKDYTAFAPEWSPSWFAAMNGPIAYNGGWEEVNEEADDKTEVFAYALPTWGLHHVLKANAEDTAGDWALTSGPTPYFWGGTWVGIYSGSEKKDLAWEFVKMMTHDEEFLTDWALKTGDVLSYLPVTNKIKDDFSDEFLSGQNNYTFFLEEAKKIEPGIVTKYDQQLDTLFGGKILEYVEGKLTKEEALEEFYKAVKNAYPDIKTPNN, from the coding sequence ATGAAGAAATTTTTAAGTCTTTTTCTTACTCTTACTTTATTAGTAGGTGTTTTCGCTGGATGTTCTTCAGACGAAGGTAGCTCAGACGATATTTTAAGAGTATGGTCATTTACTGATGAATTACAAGAACCAATTACAATTTTTGAAGAAAGACATGGTGTGACGGTTGAATTCACTATCATTCCAACGGCTGACTATCCAACAAAGTTAAAGCCAGTTCTTGAAAGTGGAGTTGGTGCTCCTGACGTATTTACAGGTGAAATTGCCTTCTTAAAGCAATGGACAGAACGTAACTACTGGGAAAACTTATCTGCTGCACCATACAATGCTGATGAGTTAGCAGGAGATTTTGTACCTTATGTATTTGATTTAGGTAAAGATGCTGACGGTAATGTAAAAGCACTTTCTTGGCAAACAACTCCAGGAGGAGTATTCTACCGCCGTAGTATCGCTAAAGATGTTCTTGGTACTGACGATCCTGCAAAAGTAGGACAAATGATGTCTTCATGGGATGGATTATTTGAAGTCGGTGAAAAATTAAAGCAAGACGGATATCGTTTATTCCCAGATGAAGGTGCACTTCGTTGGTTTGCTAAAGGGGAAGACCCACAACCATGGGTTAACGAAAATAATGAGTTAATTATGACGCAATCGAAATTAGATTATTTTGATAATGCTAAAAAGTTACGCCAAAAAGATTACACTGCATTCGCTCCTGAATGGTCACCATCTTGGTTCGCAGCTATGAATGGACCAATCGCTTATAACGGTGGTTGGGAAGAAGTAAATGAAGAAGCAGATGATAAAACAGAAGTATTTGCTTATGCTTTACCTACATGGGGATTACACCACGTATTAAAAGCTAATGCTGAAGATACAGCTGGAGATTGGGCTTTAACTTCAGGTCCTACACCTTATTTCTGGGGTGGAACTTGGGTTGGTATTTACAGTGGTTCTGAAAAGAAAGATCTAGCATGGGAATTCGTAAAAATGATGACACATGATGAAGAATTCTTAACTGATTGGGCACTAAAAACTGGAGATGTTTTATCTTATCTACCTGTTACAAACAAAATTAAAGATGATTTTAGTGATGAGTTCTTAAGCGGACAAAACAACTATACTTTCTTCCTTGAAGAAGCGAAGAAAATTGAGCCTGGAATTGTTACTAAGTATGATCAACAACTTGATACATTATTCGGTGGGAAAATCCTTGAGTATGTAGAAGGTAAATTAACAAAAGAAGAAGCATTAGAGGAGTTTTATAAAGCTGTAAAGAATGCTTATCCAGATATTAAAACACCTAATAACTAA
- a CDS encoding glycoside hydrolase family 30 protein gives MSVVKMILTAKDSEDRLTEKHSVKFTENNSENADILIDSATTYQKILGFGGAFTEATAYTLSQMSRDKRSEAIKSYFDQKDGLGYTIGRVHIHSCDFALENYTYVEDNDVELKSFNIERDYKWVIPMIKDAMEAKGSSIPLLASPWSPPAWMKTNNEMNHGGKLLPEYRDTWATYYTKFIDAYQSEGLDVWGITIQNEPAAVQVWDSCIYSAEEERDFVKNHLGPIMHKNGHEDVKIIIWDHNRDIIVERASTVLEDPEAAKYVWGTGIHWYVSEEFEKVGEVHDRFPDKHLLFTEGCQEGGVKLGEWFTGERYGRNMIGDLNNWVEGYLDWNMVLNEEGGPNHVRNLCDAPIIADTQTNELHYNSSYYYIGHFSKYVRPNAMRIKVTNKNKQLQTTGFLNEDGTLAIIVMNETDNTSIFSMGYKGQSCQLELPPHSIATYLFEK, from the coding sequence ATGTCAGTAGTAAAAATGATTCTAACAGCTAAAGATTCAGAAGATCGTTTGACGGAAAAACATAGTGTTAAATTCACTGAAAATAATAGTGAAAATGCGGATATTTTAATTGATTCTGCAACAACATATCAAAAGATTTTAGGATTTGGTGGAGCGTTTACAGAAGCAACTGCCTATACTCTTTCACAAATGTCGAGAGACAAAAGAAGTGAAGCTATTAAAAGCTATTTCGACCAAAAGGACGGCTTAGGATATACGATCGGAAGAGTCCATATTCACAGTTGTGATTTTGCATTAGAGAATTACACATATGTGGAAGATAATGACGTCGAGTTGAAATCATTTAATATTGAAAGAGATTATAAGTGGGTTATTCCAATGATTAAGGATGCAATGGAAGCGAAGGGAAGTTCTATTCCTTTACTAGCATCGCCATGGAGTCCACCTGCTTGGATGAAAACGAATAATGAAATGAACCATGGTGGTAAGTTGCTACCTGAATATAGAGATACATGGGCAACATATTATACGAAGTTTATTGATGCATACCAAAGTGAAGGATTAGATGTTTGGGGAATTACAATTCAAAATGAACCAGCAGCTGTTCAAGTTTGGGACTCTTGTATTTATTCAGCAGAGGAAGAAAGAGACTTCGTAAAAAATCACCTAGGTCCAATTATGCATAAAAACGGACATGAAGATGTAAAAATAATCATTTGGGACCATAATCGAGACATTATTGTTGAACGTGCTTCAACAGTATTGGAAGATCCTGAAGCTGCAAAGTATGTTTGGGGTACAGGTATTCACTGGTATGTTAGTGAAGAATTTGAAAAGGTAGGCGAAGTTCACGACCGTTTCCCTGACAAACATTTACTATTTACCGAAGGATGCCAAGAAGGTGGCGTAAAGCTTGGGGAATGGTTTACAGGTGAACGTTATGGTAGAAATATGATTGGTGACTTAAATAACTGGGTGGAAGGCTATTTAGATTGGAACATGGTCCTTAATGAAGAAGGTGGGCCAAATCACGTTCGCAACCTATGTGACGCACCTATCATAGCTGATACACAGACAAATGAGTTGCATTATAACAGTTCTTATTATTATATTGGTCATTTTAGTAAATACGTTCGCCCTAATGCGATGAGAATTAAAGTGACGAACAAAAATAAACAACTTCAAACAACAGGTTTCCTTAATGAAGATGGAACTCTAGCAATTATTGTAATGAATGAGACGGATAATACTAGTATTTTCTCTATGGGGTACAAAGGGCAAAGTTGTCAATTAGAGTTACCGCCACATTCTATTGCTACCTATTTGTTTGAAAAGTAA
- the mgrA gene encoding L-glyceraldehyde 3-phosphate reductase, producing the protein MNYTPKEDRYEKMIYNYCGNSGLKLPAISLGLWHNFGKNDDFENARKMIQTAFDLGITHFDLANNYGPPAGSAEETFGEILRSDLDGYRDELLISTKAGYGMWEGPYGDWGSRKYLISSLDQSLKRLGLDYVDIFYSHRFDPNTPLEETIGALDQIVKQGKALYVGISNYPAQETKRASELLKELKTPFIIHQPAYSMFNRWVEDGLTDVLEQEGLGAIAFQPLAQGLLTNKYLNEMPKDSRAASESVFLNQHDLTEEKLMQVRKLNDIAQERGQSLAQMAIAWVLRKKTIASALIGASRPSQIIENVEAISHLEFSEEELQKIDKIINA; encoded by the coding sequence TTGAACTATACCCCAAAAGAAGACCGCTATGAAAAAATGATTTATAACTATTGTGGCAATAGTGGCTTAAAGCTTCCTGCAATATCGTTAGGTCTATGGCATAACTTTGGCAAAAACGACGACTTTGAAAACGCTCGAAAAATGATTCAAACTGCTTTTGACTTAGGGATTACACATTTTGATTTAGCTAACAATTATGGTCCACCTGCAGGTAGTGCGGAAGAAACATTTGGTGAAATTTTACGAAGCGACTTAGACGGTTATCGCGATGAACTGTTAATTTCAACGAAGGCCGGATATGGAATGTGGGAAGGCCCATACGGAGATTGGGGTTCAAGAAAATATTTAATATCTAGTCTTGACCAGAGCTTGAAGCGTTTAGGGTTAGACTATGTGGATATTTTTTATTCACATCGGTTTGACCCAAACACTCCATTGGAGGAAACAATCGGTGCATTAGACCAAATTGTGAAACAAGGAAAAGCATTATATGTAGGAATTTCTAATTACCCTGCACAAGAAACAAAACGTGCCTCCGAGCTATTAAAGGAGCTAAAAACTCCTTTTATTATCCATCAGCCAGCCTATTCGATGTTCAATCGCTGGGTTGAAGATGGTTTAACGGATGTACTAGAACAAGAAGGGCTAGGAGCAATTGCATTCCAACCTCTTGCCCAAGGGTTATTAACTAATAAATACTTAAATGAAATGCCGAAAGACTCTAGAGCTGCAAGTGAAAGTGTATTTTTAAATCAACATGATTTAACAGAAGAAAAATTAATGCAAGTTCGAAAATTGAATGATATAGCTCAAGAGCGAGGACAAAGTCTAGCACAAATGGCAATTGCTTGGGTGTTACGCAAGAAAACGATTGCCTCGGCATTAATTGGAGCTAGTCGTCCAAGCCAAATTATTGAAAATGTTGAGGCTATTTCTCATTTAGAGTTTAGTGAAGAGGAACTTCAAAAAATTGATAAAATTATAAATGCTTAA